Genomic segment of Zingiber officinale cultivar Zhangliang chromosome 11B, Zo_v1.1, whole genome shotgun sequence:
GGCCCTCGCTGCCATCCTCCTCCTAGCCCTCTGGTCTGTGCTCACCGGCACCGTGACCATCAAACGCTTCTCCCGCCGCCCCTCCGACGACGACCTCGGCGGCCCCGATTTCGACGACCTCGACGTCCTGGTTCGCCCTCGCCCACTCTGCTTTTTGCTTAATCATCCCCTCGCCGCCCCTCAGTAACAAACCAATTCGTCGCTGAATTAATGATTCAGGAGATGGAAGAGAGACAGAAGGTGGTGCGCCGCATGTGGGACGTTTACCGCAGCTCCAGCCGCCTCCCCAAGTTCTGGCAGCGGGCCTTCGAGGCGGCCTACCAGGAGCTCGCCGGCGATGACTCCAGGGACGCAGCCGTCACAGAAATCGCCAGGCTGTCCATGCGGATGGCCGACATCCATCCCCCTCCACAGCCCACCAAGGTTTGAAATTCTTCGTCAATCTCCTCGCCCGTAACCTCTGACGTCAACTCCTAACCGAATCCACGCATCTCAGAATCCTGAACAGGAGATTAAACACAAGGACGGAGATGGCCTGCCGAAATCCAAACCATCATAGTCGTCAGTGAAAGATCGATGATGCATGGTGGAACGTAGTTTCGATCTCTGATTCCAATTTCAACGCTCTCTGTTCTTTCATACACATTCTGCAATTGCTTAATTCGACGCGTCGTCGCGTTGAAAGCATGCCGAGGAAGAGTCAGACGACTAAGCTGGAATCTCAATGCCAATATCGCAATTAGTTCGTCGGAGAGTTCCTTTTACCTCGTTTCATTTATTATTTCTATAGTCTATCTATTAATGATGGATCCATCTTTGTGGTCCTCAACAACCACCAACCCATGGAAGCCTAAAAACAAAGGATTCCCTTATTCATTATTCAACTATTAATCTTGGAGGTGCACAATTTTGAACGGATGGTTGTGTTTAATATCGACTGCTTTATGAAAGAGACGTATAATTTGCCAAGGGGGAAAAAAAAAGAGTACATGACTCAGTTGAAGGTGAAGTTTTCAGCTTAAAAGAACAATCAACTTCATTTAAAAGGATGGATGAGGTTTTTTTTAGAAGAGCCAAGAGTAAAGATATGGGGGTCTAAACATTAAgggaataatattatattattatgaaGATATATGGATATTCTTTCGGTCTTAATAAATGATATCAGAGTTATGGTTCATACCAGATGTCATATGAGACGATCTTAAACGAAGTTGAGAGTGGATCCGGAATAGATTAGGATGATTGGATGTTTACGAGGAGATCCGGAGTAGGTCAGAGTGATTGAATATTCACATAGAGGCTCGAAGTAgatcaggatgaccggatgtttgCGGGGAGCCCAAAGTAGATCAAGATGACCAGATGTTTACGGAGAGGTTTGGAGCAAGTCAGAGTGATCAGATACTTGCGAGGAGGCAAGTAGATCAGGGTATCAGATGCTCGCGGATGGCCTGAAGCAGgtcagagtgaccggatgctcgcgatAGGCCTGAAGCagatcaagattgaccggatctaGCTGCTTACGGGGAGACCCGAAATAGATCAGGATGACTAGATACTCACGGGGAGGTCCGGAGCAGGTCAGGTTGACTGGATGCTCGCAGGGAGACCTGGAGCAGgttagggtgaccagatgctcgcggaGAGGCAAGTAGGTTATGGTAACCGGATACTCGCAGGGAGACCCgtagcaggtcaaggtgaccgaatgctcgcggggaggcccatAGTAAGTCAAGGTGACTGGGTgcagatgcttgcggggaggcccagaaTAAGTCAAGATGATCATATGCTCATAAGGAGACCCGAACCATAAGAATAATTATGGTTCTTCGTTTAAGAGGAGAATTGTTGAGATTCAATCAAAGTTTCATATTAGAAATATTTGGTAAATATCATAGAGTTAAAAGTATGGATGATATCTCCATCGATACGAGGTCTTTTAGGGATAATCCAAGAATAAAGTCAtgaaaatctaaattcaaaagaaataatattatttcattatggagatatatgaaaattttttaaacacaaCAATCCTCTTGCCCAACAACCACCAACCCATGAAAGTCTAAAAACAAAGGATTCCCTTAATCATTATTCTTCTATTAATCTTGAGGTGCAGAATCTTGAATGGGCTGTGTTTAATATCGACTGCTTTACGAAAGAGACGTATAACTTgcgaaagggaaaaaaaaagtaCATGACTTAGTTGAAGGTGAAGTTTTCAGCCTAAAAGATCAATCAACTTCATTTAAAAATTTCAGCACGACTCTTTCAAAGAAATTTCAGGATGTCAAAGGAAGGTTTTTATAATTCAAACGtcaattttttattcaaaacGGGGGAAAGCCCACCTGTCTTCTCAATtccactttattttttttaattctacaaTGTTATTATATCTATAAACTAATCTTTCCAAAATAAAcaacaaaaatttaattatactttTTTCCAAAAGCAAAATATTGGAAGATATTTTGTCCGGGTCCATGTGGATTCTGGATTGCGTGACTACATCGTCTTCCAATTACAACTGCATAGAGGAAATTGTAAAGTCCACAACTTGATTACTTCTACCATCATTCTCCAAAATAAATTGTGATTTAATAAAGCCAAATAAATATAgaaaattgaattaaattcaaGCCATTCACGTGTTACACACTTGCATCCATGAAATTATGTGTAATTTTCACGGGCATGTGATCCCTGTTGTTTTTGTTTCCTTTATGTTTCTTTATGTTCACGATATCGTAACCGCCGTTAGTATCACCGCCCACGCTGATGCGGCATGGCTCCTCCGCCACGAAGATTGACCGCAGGCCTAATTTTATTTGTGGCGAAGGCTACAGACGCAGACGCCTCGACCACCCGTGTGCGACAACTGTTCTTTTGCAACAGACTTATCGTTACTCGCTGCGGGTCCCGGTTACGGAGGGCGCTCTCTGGGAAGCCAAGTCGGAGGGTGAGAAATTTGGTAGTGATTTTTGGTGAGGCTGACTTTTTATTATTGGCGACATATTCTGCACCACAACGTTTAGTTTTGCATTACTCCTTGCTGCTCAGGCCTGGAAACGTGGCGTGATAAAGTTTATTCCGGGTATCTTTTGGAAAAATGCTGTAATACCTGTAAATTTCATTCACGATCCTACCCGCGATGTGATTGGTCGATTGGTTGTCTGACAGCGTGTATCTGTGGGCTCCATGGCCAAGAGAGCCAGTTCGTGAATAATAGGATGGCGGGTAGGAATTCTAAAAGTAGTAGTTTTTTTTAATCCATTCTCGGTGCCGGGCCGTGACGGAGGCCGTCGATCCGTGTTCTCTATATGTGGTCGAGGGGCGGTGGACCGCAAATGTTAAAAAGGTAGAAGGAAGCGAAAAACGCAATAACTTCGCTGGAAATCGATCTTTTTGGTGCTCCTGCTTGACGTGCAAGAAAGCGATGGAAACCTCCGCGGCGATGGCGTTCGATGAAACCGAGTGGGTCCTCGCCGACGCTCCCTTCGCCAAGGACCTAGATGTCGACTGGGTGGTCACCGACGGCGATGAGGGCGCCGTCTCCGGGGTCTTCTTCCATCCCTCCACCGCCGGACGTCGCCGAATCTGCCTCTCTTATGCTCCCTTCGGCCGCCTCCTCCCCGCACTACCCGACCCCTCCCTCTCCTTCCTTCCCCCCGCCGCCTACGCCCGCTCCTCCTCCCGCGGCCTACTCCTCCTCCGCGGTCCTTGGTCTACCTACTATGTCTGCAATCCGGCCACCGCCGAGTGCCGCCGCATCCCCCTCCCCCCGCGGCCCCATCAATTCAACGCCGTCCCTGCCCTCGCCCTCGTGGTCCGCCCCGACGACCCGGCGCAGTTTTATGTCGTCTGCGGCCTCGCCGTCGGTGACAACGGGTACCGCTTCGAGACCTTCTCTTCCGCCTCCGGTGTCTGGAAGGCGTCCATCGTCGCCTCTTCCGTGGATTCCATCGTCCCTGGCTCCGGCGTCTCGGCCGCTGGCGTGGCCTACTGGCGAACCTCCGCACCCTCCGTTCTCGCCTACGACCCAGCGACCGAGAAGGCGAGGGTTATTCGGCCACCGCCGGGGTGCGCGGAGGCCGGTGCACTCTGGCAGCTTGGGGAGGCCGGCGGCGAGGGAGGCCTGTGCTGCACTTGCGTGACGAGGGCGGAGGTGTTGGTATACTGCCTCCGGGAATCCGACGAGTGGACCGTCCTGGGCTCCTTCCCGTTGGCGATCGTCGGCGGCGATGACGCGGTGGAGTGGGACAACGGCGATCCGATCGCGTGCAAGGAGACGCCTCGGCCGTTGAGATTCGAGAGCACGAATCTGGAGGTCGTGCTTTGGGTGGATGGCCGCGTTTTGGCGGTCGACCTGGAGACCCGCCGGGTGCGGCAGCTCCGGTTCGACGGTCCGACTCCGAGTCAGGAAGAGGATTACGTGTCCTACATCGGCACCGTCCCTCGCGTGACTCCCGTGGCCTCCAGCTGACCGACGGTTGCGCTTCATCCATCATGATTGGGAATTGCAGCTTATTAAATGCAAATCAGATGTGAATTATGCTGCTCATCAAGGACTTTAATCTTTCATTATTGCACAACAATATTTGATATTAAACTCTGAAAATAATTTACATTTGGTGAATTGTACTAAACATAATAAATACTATGGATCCTCTCTTCTGATCATCTTGTGATACTGACGCAATTGATCTTCTGTAAATGCTGTCTTCGTATCTACTCACATACTATTTCGCATGCATTTTTTTATCGAGATATTTATTTTGGACTTCAAATTGGAACAAATTTGTATACTTTTTATAAACAAAATAATGGAGGATCAAGAGTTTAAAATGGTTGTATAGTTCTTTCCCCAACtttaagataatattttttatctattttattaaTAGAcgaaaacaaaaatattttccTAAACATAATTGAATACTCTAATAGGATAATAAGTAATATAAGAAATGTTATTGATattaaacatagattatactgtctaaatcatgtttttttataacatgatagtaaaagggagatttttttttttataaatgtatTATAACTAAGATCAAATCATGGATAATTGGAGGATAATTTGGTACCCTAaacatattttttataataaaaaaaatgaaattatcaCATTAACAGGACTAGAGCCGGTCCTATAAATATAGAGAGACCTTAAAATCCAACCGATAAATGTATGGGTGGAGGTCTAACGAAGGGTGATGAAATCCTCTACGAAAATTTAACACTCTATCTCTACCATCATTATCCATGCACCCACCCATTGAGCTAATGATGGACACATGTTTTTTATAATAGATATTATGTGACTTTGTCATATAATTGTAATTGAAATGGTTAATTTGTGCTTTCCCTAATttattattggttaatttaactATAAATTGTCCTAAGATCTCTAACATCAAATTTAACTTCCTCCTTTGTCCTGCATAGAAAAAATTTATTCTCATTCTCTCTATATAAAATTTTCTTTGCTTCATCTTCCTactttgatttatctaattaccttattttttaactaaaaaaaatatatatataatttattctaAACTCAACATCATTTAATTAGAATCGTCCAATAGATTCAACCTAAGCCAATGATATAAGCTTCAAATTGATtgattaaaggaaaaaaaaatacttaattagatagaaaatatattcgattctaattaaatattattaaatttaagataaattatacTTCCTTTTAAACTTTGTTAAGAATGAAAAAAAGGACGTatttaatttaatagaaaatatattagattttaatttaaatatattaaatttagaaaaaattatatctACTTTTTATATCTATAAAAAATTAGGATAATTAGATAAATAAAgttaaagtaaaagaaaatttacTTGTAGGAGTGGGAATAAATTTTTAATAGGAAGTTAGTTAGTTTGGTGTCATGCAGTTTAGGCAATTTATCCTTAATTTAAACCGATaaatctagtttttttttaatatttgtttgcaattttaattttttttcttaccatttttgtaaaaaaaaataaatttatttaacataATGCATAAAATTCACTTGGTACTGTTACAAACAATATAACAATTTAGATTTGTAGTTTGGGAAAATAAAAGGCGAGAAGGGAATGGTGTCTGTGTCTGCTCTACTTTGGGACGCACTTCACACGGCTGGATCGAGCATCGAAGGACGGCGAGGATGCGATGGAGACGAAAGGCGGCAACGACCGTGCATCCCTGGGCAGCGCAGAGGCATCTGCACCCAACTCAACGGCTGCGCCGGCGCCTGCTCGGCCACCCCCTCCGGAAACCCTAACCGAAGCTCCACGGAGGAGGACTGGCGGAAACAAGAGAAAAGCCTCGGGTtcagcctcctcctcctccgcaccCACGAAGCGCCCGGCCAAGGAGAGGAGTCTCCTCCATCACGTCTTGCCCGTGCATAACGGCCCTTGTACTAGAGCCCGGCAATCACCCCTCAAGCACGCGACCGCCGCCGGAAATAGGCCTCAACAGCTTGCCTCGAAGTCCTCGTTGGCGTCGGATGCTGGGGGTAAGGGCGCTTTATCTGCTGCTGGTTCGATTAAAGCGGAGGAGGAGGTAGTTCATGAGCAACTCGTGGATAAGGAGTTCGAAGCCATTCGATCAAGAGGTGCCAAGGTTCATGCTGTTCCTACTCCTGCTGGTGAGGTCTCTGACCATTAGTGTAATCGCGGATTTTATGCTTGGCAAACCTCTTGTCGGTAAACCTACGTAATTGATGTTTGGTTCTtaaatttctttgtttttttgttcatctattttatttttttacttgttttttttgTAGTTTTATAAAGATTTTACTTGAAAATGTTTCAGCTTTTCAAACCGCATCCTCGAGATTTTTTGTGATTTCTGCTTTCCGAGGCTGTATATATTCTATAAAGTCTCGTGAAGTGCTGGTTTCTGCCAATGAAATGCGTTTACCACGACTGGAAATCGCATTGTGCACTGGACTGATAGGTGCATTGTCTACTTTTTGTAGGATGGTTCTCATGGAAGATGGTTCATCCTGTGGAGAAGCATACCCTGCCTTCTTTTTTCGATGGCAAGTCCGAGAACAGGACGCCTGAAGTTTACATGGAGATTAGGAATTCTATCATGAAGAAATTTCATTCTGATCCAGAAATACTGATTGAACTCAAAGATTTTTCTGAGCTCTCTGTCGGAGATATTGATGCGAGGCAAGAGGTCTTCAAGTTCTTGGACCACTGGGGTCTGATAAATTTCCATCCTTTCCCACCAGCTAAATCTGAAGCTATCATAGCTGATGCCTATGATGAAGATAAAACATCGTCTTTGGTTGATAAGTTGTATCAATTTGAAACAATTCAGTCATTGCCCCAGATTGCTTCTAAATATGAATCCTTGCTACCTAAGCCACAATCTTTGCTTCCAGAATCTAGCCTAGGTGATGATTTGGTTAGGCGAGTTGGTGTTGATTACCATTGCAACTCTTGCTCAGCTGATTGCTCTAGAAAGCGTTACCATTGCCAAACGCAGGTTAGTGAGTGCTTTTACTGTAGTGCTTAGTGATTACTATTACATTTTGATTTCCATCGTCAATGATATTGAGAATCTGTGGATGCAACAATTAGCATGCATCATGTGTTTTGTTTTCAATGAGTCTCCCAGATGTGTCAGGTTTACTTGAAGAGGAGGAAGCAGGAGATAAAGGGAGTAGCTTAGGTGAGGGAAAGAGAACAAGATCATACTATTTTACTTCTGTCCATTTTCAATCGCCCTGTTTTAACTTGGATGGACCCTGAATGAAGAAAGTGATACTACTTATATCTATTGGAGACTCAAAATTCATCTCTTTCACTTTTGTCAATTTGAGTGGAAATAAAATGTAAATTGCAGTAAATTaaatcccttcttcctctcctctaccTGATCAAGAAATTGACAAATTCATCTCTTTCCTTTTCTGATTTTCTCTTATTTCCATGTAAACATGCACTTACGGACTGACTTACAAGGCTTACTACAAAGGAGATGCTTGGTTTTGTCTAAATCCTGTAAATTAATTTTCCTATAACTTCTTGGTTCTTGCAGTAGCTAAAAGCTCTCTTGCATCTGGTAACACCTTGGCATTGTGATTGCTTGGTGTATCCTAATATATCTAGATTATACTTTGGAGATATAAATGGAAATTCCTCATTGTTTTGTGTGGTCTCAACCGAGTGAACATCACAACTTATCTAGATCTGTAATCCAAACTTCCCTAGTCAGACATTGCATGCAAGATTGAATTCTTGCAGTATATTCAAATATCATTCCAATGTCAATATCATTTATGTAGTCCACTAAAAAGTGTTTTTTATGTAAAGGCTGTGATTACACAATATTAATCTCATGCTAAATTTTATGAGCAGAGCTGTATTGCCAAACCGATGCCTGAGGAGATTGTTTGAAATCATAGACTTCTTTTCAGTTTGCTTGCTTTTCCAGTCACCCTGGAACAAGAAAAGTTGGTGGCTGTTTCTAACGTTCTCTTGGAAGTCATCATTTAGAAAAGAACATTCTGTGTCTCTCTGGTGGAGAGGCCAATCGTCAAActatatataagaaaattaaaatgcaAATAGAAGTCATCCTTGCAGCAAGGGAGAAAGCATGACCATATAAATGAGTGTACTCTTGCCACCAGGGATGACATCAATTTGCTAAGTAGTAACTTGAGATGCTGATAGGCTCATTTAAATGTCAACTTTCTTCATCGAATAAATCTGTAACTCTGtaacttgataaatttagatcaacATTCAAGATTTTAAATTCTTGTGATTATGCATTAATCAATTTCATGTGTTAGAGtgtaagataaaaaaaaagacaTTTAAATTATCTGATCTGCATTTTGTTCAATTTTTCCAGAACATCGATAAAGCTGTAAGTTCCAAGTTACTAGAGGAGATGAATAAAAATATGAGGGTTGTAAAGCTTTTGGCTGGCAGACTTCAACTGCTAATGGATATTCTTTGTATTAGTGAAACATTAGGATTGAAAGCAGTAATTATGGAATGACCATGCCTAAGACATATTGTCTCCAGTATGCCTTTTCACTAATAGCCTGCTGTTTTACATTACATATACAAGCTTCAATTGCTTATAATGATTTTAAGCAATAAATGCCTTGTGCAGATCTCCAGTGCCGACCACCATCTAGTTATTTGTCTACTCCTTTTGGCTTCCACAATTGATGGAAGATGCAACTCAGTTGGTTTGTAATAACCAACTCATGTATAGTAATTGACTAATTTCCATTTGAGGATTATTAGCATCCAAATAGCTAGATTGCTTTTGTTGGTTGGTGTCACTCCTCAACTAATCCCACATCTGAAATGGAGGGTAGATAAGGTCAATATTATAACTTGGAATGAGAGATTTTTTGGCTGCATGTTGAACTCTTTAGGCCCACGTAGAAAGGGTTACCTTTGGCATGGAACCATCATTGTCCTAGGTATCACTGAAACTTTTTATATGCAGACTATGTTTGGGTTTTATGTGTCAAGACTGAAATGGGCTATATGTTCTTGTGACAGTGTAATAAGGTAGGTTGCCCTTTAGAAGGTTTGGGCTGTTCACATACAAAAGTAAGGTGGTATACTGACTCTCCGAGTTCCCTCTTTTTTGGAACCTCGTAAGAGTGTTTCCCCATCTAAAGTGAGTGATTGAGTGACAAGATTTTTATAATTCCAATCCTCTTCTTTTGTCAATGATTTTGCTGAGTTACACTGGAACATTAAGAACTCTGTCATGAGGTTCTTAGACAATATTACCTAGGGAGGGTAGATAAAGTATCAGGTTTTGGTTAATCAATCATTatgttatttaaataaaaattaaattcccATCTTACTCAGCATGAGGCATTAGCTTCCTTCCAAAGGTCTTCCCATTGACCACCCAAAAATGCTTCATCTTGCAATAAAAATCTTAACATATAAGTGATGGATTTGCTActcttaaaattgtttaattcttCAAGTCAATGCATTATTAATGAAGAATGCAAGTATAGGTTCTTTCTATTTGGCATCATCCCATCTGTTATTCTGCAAAGAGTTGAAAAAATGCATTTGATAGACTTGCTACTCGTAAACTAGTTTGTTATTTTAAGGCAATATATTACTAATGAAGAATACAAGTATGAGTTCTTGCTGCTTGGCCTCATCCTGTCTTCTATTCTGCAAAGAATTGCTCCAATACATTTACTGTAGTCACATTCCTAATGTGTTTGTATTTTCACAGGCAGATTTTGATTTGTGCACTGATTGCTTTAATGATGGTAAGTTTGGATCTGGCATGGCACGAGCTGATTTTATTCTGATGGAATCAGCAGAGTTTCCTGGGTTGAATGGTGGAAGTTGGACAGATCAAGAAACATTACTTCTATTAGAAGCCTTAGAGCTTTTCGGGGAGAACTGGAATGAGATTGCGGAACATGTTGCTACCAAAACCAAATCCCAATGCATCTTACATTTTCTTCAAATGCCCATTGAGGATTCTTTCATAGAAAATGATGATGTTGCTGATGATAATTACCTAGATAGCAACGATCACATTACAGAAAATAAAGAACCAACAGCCAAAAGTACTTCTGAGGTGGTGGAAGCAGACAAGAAAGAAACAAATGAATCCTCTCGTGAAGATACTGTTGGAGTTGAAACCAGTAAACTAGATGCTTTTGAGACAGTAGATGAACCTATGACTTCCAAACCAGATTCTCTGGTGGATGGAAATACTTGTAATGCTAAAAATTTCCATGAAGGTGAGACCAACTTTGCCATTGATGCACTGAAGGCTGCATTTCAGGCTGTAGGATATTTTCCTGAACAAGGATTGGGTTCATTTGCAGAAGCTGGAAACCCAGTGATGGCACTTGTAAGTCCATGTGTAAATTGACCTGCTGGATGTAATATGATTGCTTCaagttcttttagattttgatcATCAAATGTTCTCTTTGCAGGCAGCATTCTTATCTAGCATTGTTGAACCTGATGCTGTTCTAACCTCTTGCCGCAGTTCTCTTGGAGCCATGTCAGAAGACATGCCTGGTGTTCAGCTTGCTACTAGGCATTGTTTTATCCTTGAAGATCCACCAAAAGACTGCAAGGACCCACTTACCACTGTGAGGTATTCAGCCTGATCAAATATGATTAAAGATTAACTTGACATGATAAAATAAACTTGATACTTATCAAACAAAATTACAGTTCTGTTGCCGAAGCCATCAACAAGGAGTCTAACACGGATGAAAGGAAAATGCAAAGTTTAGATGCCACTAACAAATCCAAAGATGAGGATGTAGCTTCAGTTTCCATCGAGAATGAGAAATCCCTTTTGTTGCAAGATTCCTCAACAACACACACTGATGAAAAAGCAGCACAGGAGGCTTCTCCTTCAAAGAAAGCACCAAGCCCTGTCCAGAACTCTGTTGACCAGTCTTTGCCTACAGAGAAATCTTTATCTGCTAATGTGAATGATGTAGCAGATACTGCTTTGACTGTAACCTCAATGCCAAGTGCTTCCAAAGAAACTGAAGATTTGGCTTCTAAAGAACAAATTGCAAAAGGTCAGGAGAGTAGTGATTCTATGTTAGTGGATGAGAAACTAAATAGTGTTGACAATTCAAATGATTTAGCTTCAACCGACATGATACCTCAGCAAACAGATTCATCCAAAGGCGCAGAAAATACAGATACTTCAATTGTATTGGAAGGACATGAGCAGATGCAAACAGGGGCTTCAACTAATGGAACCAAAGAAAAAGCAGGTGAATTTAGTACATTTTGGATTGTTAATCTTATACCCTCATGTGGATTGATTATATTGATTTTCTAGTATGAACCATTGGAACTATGTTTTCCACTCTTTTTATGCAGTCCACCTGAGCGGACTTTTTGTCATCTGAAAAATTTACCAAGTCACTCAAACACCCAGTGTGCAACTCTCCTAGGTTCCCTTTAGTAACCTGATCAATGTGAAAAAATGCCTAGCTGGAAAATCTGTGAAGCCCACTCTAATATATGGTGTTCGTTAGGCCTGCACCATTGTGTAtttctttttttctcttttgaGAATTGGCAATAAAACTTTTTCGACATCATCAAATTACTGGATGAAAAGAATATGCTTGATTAAATAACACAGGGTGATTGATCAAGGAAAACATTATGGTTAATCTTTAGAGGTCTCTTTTAATATATAAGATAACATGATTGGACGatcttatatatttaaataagtaTACGTAGCCAGATTGTTTACCTAGGCTCCTTTTTTATTTGCTTGAAATTGCGATGCACTGTTGCATAGCCAGATTGTTTACATGATTCATGGACATCAGACTAGCTGACCTTGTACTTGCATGCATGATGATAGATAGTGGTCATGATGACTGTCAGGATTATGGAAATGATAATCCATGTCTTTTGCAGATGATTGCGAAAGGAACGAGGCAAGCAATGTGGAGAAAAATTTCAACCCAACTGAAATTGAAGATGGCCACAACTTAGATAGATTAAAACGTGCTGCACTTACTGCACTCTCAGCTGCTTCTGTTAAGGCTAAGCTTCTTGCCAAgctggaagaagatgaagtgcgGAGACTTATCTCATTAATCATTGATAAGCAGGTACTCAAGGAAATATACATCTTATCTGAGTCTCTCTCATACTAATTTGTGGATCAACATGTCCAAAATATGGATatcatttaaaagttaaaaaatattCCATTTGCCAATTTGAAGTTCTATATTGCCGTCGGTTATCAGCATTTTCTCCTCTGCAGCTGCACAAGTTGGAGACAAAATTGTCACTTTTCTCTGACATTGAAAGTGTGGTGTTGCGGATGAGAGAACAAACAGAGAAGGCAAGACACAGACTAATGTTTGAGCGTTCTCAAATTATTGCGGCTAGACTTGGTGTGCCCCCTTCCTCTCTCAGAGCAAACCAGGCTTCCCTACCAGCGAATCGTTTGGCCATGGGATATGGTACCTCTGGCCCAAGACCTTTTAACATGGCAACCCAGAAGC
This window contains:
- the LOC122034207 gene encoding SWI/SNF complex subunit SWI3D-like, which gives rise to METKGGNDRASLGSAEASAPNSTAAPAPARPPPPETLTEAPRRRTGGNKRKASGSASSSSAPTKRPAKERSLLHHVLPVHNGPCTRARQSPLKHATAAGNRPQQLASKSSLASDAGGKGALSAAGSIKAEEEVVHEQLVDKEFEAIRSRGAKVHAVPTPAGWFSWKMVHPVEKHTLPSFFDGKSENRTPEVYMEIRNSIMKKFHSDPEILIELKDFSELSVGDIDARQEVFKFLDHWGLINFHPFPPAKSEAIIADAYDEDKTSSLVDKLYQFETIQSLPQIASKYESLLPKPQSLLPESSLGDDLVRRVGVDYHCNSCSADCSRKRYHCQTQADFDLCTDCFNDGKFGSGMARADFILMESAEFPGLNGGSWTDQETLLLLEALELFGENWNEIAEHVATKTKSQCILHFLQMPIEDSFIENDDVADDNYLDSNDHITENKEPTAKSTSEVVEADKKETNESSREDTVGVETSKLDAFETVDEPMTSKPDSLVDGNTCNAKNFHEGETNFAIDALKAAFQAVGYFPEQGLGSFAEAGNPVMALAAFLSSIVEPDAVLTSCRSSLGAMSEDMPGVQLATRHCFILEDPPKDCKDPLTTVSSVAEAINKESNTDERKMQSLDATNKSKDEDVASVSIENEKSLLLQDSSTTHTDEKAAQEASPSKKAPSPVQNSVDQSLPTEKSLSANVNDVADTALTVTSMPSASKETEDLASKEQIAKGQESSDSMLVDEKLNSVDNSNDLASTDMIPQQTDSSKGAENTDTSIVLEGHEQMQTGASTNGTKEKADDCERNEASNVEKNFNPTEIEDGHNLDRLKRAALTALSAASVKAKLLAKLEEDEVRRLISLIIDKQLHKLETKLSLFSDIESVVLRMREQTEKARHRLMFERSQIIAARLGVPPSSLRANQASLPANRLAMGYGTSGPRPFNMATQKQPPPLSRQ
- the LOC122034531 gene encoding uncharacterized protein LOC122034531, with amino-acid sequence MKQAAAAAGRYKLWALAAILLLALWSVLTGTVTIKRFSRRPSDDDLGGPDFDDLDVLEMEERQKVVRRMWDVYRSSSRLPKFWQRAFEAAYQELAGDDSRDAAVTEIARLSMRMADIHPPPQPTKNPEQEIKHKDGDGLPKSKPS